In Trichocoleus desertorum NBK24, the following are encoded in one genomic region:
- a CDS encoding glycoside hydrolase family 43 protein has product MMTQSEAKSGLGSQANEETLTYTNPVYPHYFADPYVWQHQGTYYAIGTGPAEAAGEVEETGQRRVFPLLRSHDLIHWEFVQNALVRPDPSLGDNFWAPEIAYCDGTFYLYYSVGHEDKNHQLRVATSSDPVGPYQDMGEPLLDPQSCPFAIDPHAFCDDDGQWYLFYAQDFLDTNENTRAGTALMVDRLETMTKLAGEGKVVLRARSDWQRFLADRPMYGGVYDWHTLEGPCVRKYGDRYYCFYSGGRWETDSYGVDYGVAGHVMGPYSDAGNEAGPRVLRSHPGYVLGPGHNSITVGPDGKTEYIVYHAWDTDMQARRMCIDPINWTADGPRCPGPTWTPQSIAISAK; this is encoded by the coding sequence ATGATGACTCAATCTGAAGCAAAGTCTGGGTTAGGCTCACAAGCAAATGAAGAGACCCTGACCTATACCAACCCCGTTTATCCTCATTATTTTGCTGATCCGTATGTGTGGCAGCATCAAGGCACTTACTACGCGATCGGTACGGGGCCAGCAGAAGCCGCTGGGGAAGTTGAGGAAACTGGGCAGAGACGAGTTTTCCCGCTGTTGCGCTCCCACGATTTAATCCACTGGGAATTTGTCCAGAATGCTTTAGTGCGGCCTGACCCCAGTTTGGGAGATAACTTCTGGGCACCAGAAATCGCTTACTGCGACGGCACCTTCTATCTCTACTACTCGGTGGGGCACGAAGATAAAAACCACCAGTTACGAGTTGCCACTAGCTCAGATCCGGTAGGGCCATATCAGGACATGGGCGAACCGTTGTTAGATCCGCAATCTTGTCCATTCGCGATCGACCCCCATGCTTTTTGTGATGACGATGGTCAGTGGTACTTATTCTATGCTCAAGATTTTTTAGACACTAACGAGAATACCCGTGCTGGGACTGCCTTGATGGTCGATCGCCTGGAAACCATGACCAAACTGGCAGGTGAAGGTAAAGTGGTGTTGCGAGCTAGATCCGATTGGCAAAGATTTCTCGCCGATCGCCCGATGTACGGCGGTGTTTATGATTGGCACACCTTAGAAGGCCCTTGTGTTCGCAAGTATGGCGATCGCTACTACTGTTTTTATAGTGGCGGACGTTGGGAAACGGATAGCTACGGCGTGGATTATGGGGTCGCAGGCCATGTGATGGGGCCGTACTCAGATGCAGGCAATGAAGCAGGCCCCAGGGTTTTGCGATCGCATCCCGGTTATGTCCTCGGTCCTGGTCACAATTCAATTACCGTTGGTCCCGATGGCAAAACCGAGTACATCGTCTACCACGCTTGGGATACAGACATGCAAGCTCGACGCATGTGCATTGACCCCATTAACTGGACCGCAGATGGGCCACGTTGTCCTGGTCCTACTTGGACCCCTCAAAGTATTGCTATTAGCGCTAAGTAG